In the genome of Plasmodium chabaudi chabaudi strain AS genome assembly, chromosome: 6, one region contains:
- a CDS encoding non-SERCA-type Ca2+ -transporting P-ATPase, putative, whose translation MSSERQSVTPNRANIQGEDNNNQNNQTHDVLNSPVNSNSNINENGQGIVEASTNGVNTNMQDTQTGEKTGDEPSIEPKMISPEESERPMSRIEKSKTERPNAGRRRAERKRLEKAKTEMLSADKIGNADEKPDEVKQAEERVRFEKATTEMLSADKIGNADEKPDEVKQAEERVRFEKATTEMLSADKIGNADEKPDEVKQAEERVRFEKATTEMLSADKIGNADEKPDEVKQAEERVRLGKAKSEHIGSDKRGEEIEMIERSKTEKPARKKTDVEDEPNKEMLVKEKSKGENELNAEKEQDEGYRNHYASESIENLCKEFDLADVNTGLTFEQVKINRERYGENFIEKDSVTPIWLIFLSQYYSPVVMLLLVAAVASLALNEVVEGISIITIVTLNACLATYMEKSSGDAIAKLAEMASPQCTVLREGQKMIIPSRDVVVGDIVLVTAGDSISADLRLIEVIELKTNESLLTGESEDIKKTLVPADYTTAFCTNLCFATTSVTNGCGKGIVISTGLNTQVGKIASQLKKSSEGSKLTPLQVSLNRLGGLIGLIAIIVLMLIITLAILIDYRDPAHADKDPLLVIIIIGVGFAVSSVPEGLPMVVTITLSAGAKDMVRKNANVRKLPAVETLGCCSVICSDKTGTLTEGKMTAINIVTFCKNSKLSDKNDLTKTYDFYPTKGFEPHGGIFDSLELTSEIKKKIVLAKNKNISYDTILQNYGNPENKNLNVYKTRSLMLAAYLNSYDTTLSKNSKTAKWEIQGNMSEGPIVVAAAKAGYNIFNNSENIEDNYLKKFKRLEDLEITFNSSRKMKVIFYKLIETNKFEKMNLKNNQANVSYTHIAFIKGAPDKLIDISTHLIKESQNELQVSWDKKITDNEKSVLASKNIELSQKALRVLAICIKPLTDKQIEHLRKLEDADERLEFIKNDEQGGFIPLGYIASFDPPRSGVKEAIQTCRNAQVKVIMITGDQKTTAIAIGKLIGLISNKKPGDEEIKDNEKGGEENSNVIQAIECSELHVNKNPNEPILPDDELDKFVDNVLIYSRAQPEDKITIVQSLKRKGYLVAMTGDGVNDAPALKAADIGVAMGINGTEVAKGASEMILIDDNFCTVVSAIDVGRTIYSNIQKFVCFLLGTNIGEILYLSVSIITQMPFPLEALQILFLNLMTDGCPAVALSREPPNADNMKTPPRPKKQPIMTKRWWLYGIIPHTIFEAICVLLSLAFSLYICTGSYTLNDIHNSCRTVNIPNSSNPSESFEYKYFCSTYEYRISPDYIGWITNLNFWDPREDKPVTFWGAAKGKIENITPTHESIHPDIRIIMQNGCFGDLQTDEYGWCKPSSSATAESSDEHVKGAFNRHFEDISSKGSKRGRTIAFISAVWCEMLRAYTVRSWEPFYKVFNRNMWMHFACSISATMTFLSTCIPGITAILNTACLLWWQYLLGIFWAMLNLILDEIIPKVIYRRKYMSIKN comes from the coding sequence ATGAGTTCAGAAAGGCAAAGCGTGACTCCAAACCGCGCAAATATACAAGGGGAAGACAATAACAACCAAAATAATCAAACACACGATGTATTAAACTCTCCTGTAAATAGTAATTCAAATATCAATGAAAATGGCCAAGGTATAGTCGAAGCAAGTACAAACGGtgtaaatacaaatatgcaAGATACTCAAACCGGAGAAAAAACAGGTGATGAACCTTCTATAGAACCAAAAATGATATCACCAGAAGAGAGCGAAAGGCCAATGTCAAGAATCGAAAAATCCAAAACGGAGAGACCAAATGCAGGTAGAAGAAGAGCAGAAAGGAAAAGGCTCGAAAAGGCGAAGACCGAAATGCTAAGTGCTGATAAAATTGGGAACGCAGATGAGAAACCAGATGAAGTTAAACAAGCAGAGGAAAGGGTACGGTTCGAAAAGGCGACAACCGAAATGTTAAGTGCTGATAAAATTGGGAACGCAGATGAGAAACCAGATGAAGTTAAACAAGCAGAGGAAAGGGTACGGTTCGAAAAGGCGACAACCGAAATGTTAAGTGCTGATAAAATTGGGAACGCAGATGAGAAACCAGATGAAGTTAAACAAGCAGAGGAAAGGGTACGGTTCGAAAAGGCGACAACCGAAATGTTAAGTGCTGATAAAATTGGGAACGCAGATGAGAAACCAGATGAAGTTAAACAAGCAGAGGAAAGGGTAAGGCTCGGAAAAGCCAAGAGTGAACATATAGGTAGTGACAAACGAGGGGAAGAAATAGAAATGATTGAAAGATCTAAGACGGAGAAGCCAgctagaaaaaaaacagatgTAGAAGACGAACCtaataaagaaatgttGGTTAAGGAAAAGTCAAAGGGAGAAAACGAATTAAATGCTGAAAAAGAACAAGACGAAGGATATCGTAATCATTATGCATCTGAAAGTattgaaaatttatgtaaAGAATTTGATTTAGCAGATGTAAATACAGGATTAACTTTTGAACaagttaaaataaatagagAAAGATATGGAGAGaattttattgaaaaagaTTCTGTAACCCCAATAtggttaatatttttgtcacAATATTATAGTCCAGTTgttatgttattattagttGCAGCAGTGGCTAGTCTTGCATTAAATGAAGTTGTAGAAGGAATATCaattattactattgtTACATTAAATGCTTGTTTAGCTACTTATATGGAAAAATCATCAGGAGATGCTATAGCCAAATTAGCTGAAATGGCTTCGCCACAATGTACAGTACTAAGAGAAGgacaaaaaatgattatacCATCTCGTGATGTTGTTGTAGGAGATATTGTTTTAGTAACAGCAGGAGATTCAATATCTGCTGATTTAAGACTAATAGAAGTTATAGAATTGAAAACTAACGAAAGCTTATTAACAGGAGAATCAgaagatattaaaaaaacattagtTCCAGCTGATTATACAACAGCTTTTTGCACAAACTTATGTTTTGCTACTACATCTGTAACAAATGGATGTGGTAAAGGTATTGTTATATCTACAGGATTGAATACTCAGGTTGGTAAAATAGCAtcacaattaaaaaaatcaagtGAAGGAAGTAAATTAACACCATTACAAGTTTCGTTAAATAGATTGGGAGGATTGATAGGATTAATTGCTATTATTGTTCTTATGCTTATTATTACGTTAGCTATTTTAATTGATTATAGAGATCCAGCACATGCAGATAAAGATCCATtattagtaataataattattggTGTTGGTTTTGCAGTATCTTCAGTACCAGAAGGATTACCTATGGTTGTTACAATTACATTATCTGCTGGAGCAAAAGATATGGTTCGAAAAAATGCAAACGTTAGAAAGTTACCAGCTGTTGAGACTTTAGGATGTTGTTCAGTTATCTGTTCTGATAAAACTGGTACTTTAACAGAAGGTAAAATGACAGCAATTAATATAGTcacattttgtaaaaattctAAATTAAGTGATAAAAACGATTTGACAAAAACATATGATTTTTATCCAACCAAAGGATTTGAACCCCATGGTGGTATTTTTGATTCGTTAGAGTTAACAagtgaaattaaaaaaaaaatagttctagctaaaaataaaaatatatcttatGATAcgattttacaaaattatggTAATccagaaaataaaaatttaaatgtatataaaacaagATCATTAATGCTAGCTGCTTATTTAAATTCATATGATACTACATTATCTAAAAATTCTAAAACTGCAAAATGGGAAATACAAGGTAATATGAGTGAAGGTCCTATCGTTGTTGCAGCTGCAAAAGCAGGATATAACATCTTTAACAATTCTGAAAACATTGAAGATAATtatcttaaaaaatttaaaagattAGAAGATTTAGAAATCACATTTAATTCATCCAGAAAAATGAAagtcatattttataaactgATTGAGActaataaatttgaaaagatgaatttaaaaaataatcaagcAAATGTTAGTTATACACATATAGCATTCATAAAAGGAGCACCAGATAAACTTATAGATATAAGTACACATTTGATAAAAGAGTCTCAAAACGAATTACAAGTTTCATgggataaaaaaattacagataatgaaaaatcaGTTTTAGCTAGCAAAAATATTGAACTATCACAAAAAGCTTTGAGAGTTTTAGCTATATGTATTAAACCTTTAACAGATAAGCAAATAGAGCATTTAAGAAAATTAGAAGATGCAGATGAAAGATtagaatttattaaaaatgatgaacaAGGTGGATTTATACCTTTAGGTTATATTGCATCATTTGATCCACCAAGATCTGGAGTTAAAGAAGCTATACAAACTTGTCGAAATGCACAAGTTAAAGTTATTATGATTACAGGAGATCAAAAAACTACAGCTATTGCTATTGGTAAATTAATAGGGTTAattagtaataaaaaaccaggagatgaagaaataaagGATAATGAAAAAGGGGGTGAAGAAAATAGTAACGTTATTCAAGCTATCGAATGTTCAGAATTacatgttaataaaaatcctAATGAACCTATTTTACCAGATGATGAATTAGATAAATTTGTTGATaatgttttaatatattctaGAGCTCAACCAGAAGATAAAATAACTATTGTACAAtctttaaaaagaaaaggatATTTGGTAGCTATGACAGGAGATGGTGTTAATGATGCCCCTGCATTAAAAGCAGCAGATATTGGTGTAGCTATGGGAATTAATGGAACAGAAGTTGCTAAAGGTGCATCTGAAATGATTCTAAttgatgataatttttgtaCAGTTGTTAGTGCTATAGATGTAGGAAGAactatatattcaaatattcaaaaatttgTTTGCTTTTTACTTGGAACAAACATCGGAGAAATTTTATACTTATCTGTTTCTATAATTACACAAATGCCATTTCCTTTAGAAGCattacaaatattatttttgaacTTAATGACCGATGGATGTCCAGCTGTTGCTTTATCAAGAGAACCACCAAATGCTGATAATATGAAGACCCCACCACGACCTAAAAAACAGCCAATTATGACAAAAAGATGGTGGTTATATGGAATTATACCTCATACTATTTTTGAAGCTATATgtgttttattatcattagctttttcattatatatatgtacaggAAGTTATACattaaatgatatacaTAATTCATGTAGGACTGTTAATATTCCAAATAGTTCTAACCCATCAGAATcttttgaatataaatatttttgcagTACTTATGAATATAGAATTTCACCAGATTATATTGGCTGGATAAcaaatttgaatttttgGGACCCAAGAGAAGATAAGCCAGTAACATTTTGGGGAGCAGCAAAAggaaaaattgaaaatattacacCAACGCATGAATCAATACATCCAGATATAAGAATAATTATGCAAAATGGTTGTTTCGGTGATTTACAAACAGATGAATATGGTTGGTGTAAACCATCAAGTAGTGCAACCGCTGAAAGTAGTGATGAACATGTTAAAGGTGCATTTAATAGACATTTTGAAGACATATCATCAAAGGGTTCAAAAAGAGGTAGAACTATTGCTTTTATATCTGCAGTTTGGTGTGAAATGCTTAGAGCATATACTGTAAGAAGTTGGGAACCATTTTATAAAGTTTTTAATAGAAATATGTGGATGCATTTTGCTTGTAGTATATCAGCTACAATGACATTTTTATCTACATGTATTCCAGGAATCACAGCAATATTAAATACAGCATGCTTATTATGGTGGCAATATTTATTGGGTATATTCTGGGCTATGCTTAATCTCATTTTAGATGAAATAATTCCAAAAGTTATATacagaagaaaatatatgtcaataaaaaattag